Genomic window (Croceicoccus sp. Ery15):
CGCTTCCTCGCCATTGGCGCGCACGATGATGTGGCGCTTGTCGCCGAACAGGGACGTAGAGCGCGTCTCGTCCGACAGGCGGACCGGATCGCGTTTCAGCTCGCTGCCTTCGATTTCCACCCGCTCGCCCGCATCGGGCAACAGTTCCACGATGCGCGCCGCCGCGCCATGCGCGCCCGCTTCGTCCGGACCGCAGAAAAAGAAGACCTTGACCGAACCGGCAGCGCGCGGTGCGGTCTGGGCGAACTTGCTGCTATTGATCTTCAACTTGGGGCTGCATTTGCTGGCGCAGGGTGGTGGACACGCGGGTCACGATGCTGTCCGCGACATCATCGGTCAGATTTTCCAGCGCGGTCTGTTCGGCGGCGATGGTCGCATATTCGCTGGAGACCACGTCGATGCCCGCATCGGCCCCGTCGGTTGCATCCAGCAAGGTCTCGCCGCTCGCCAGATCGACAAGGCGATAGCGCGCGCGCAAGGTGCGGCGTTCGCGGCCGATGGTGTCGTCGCCCAGCAGGCCAAGGCCGGTCAGCTGATCGTCAAGCACGACATCCAGCCGATAGCGGGCAGAGCCGCCGCCATTACCCATCCGCTGGTTCAGCGCATCGCGCATCAGCCAGCCACTTCGTCCCGGAATCGGCGCGACCTCGATCGCGGACAAGCCCTGCGCCACCGCGCCCGATCCGCCGCCCGCATAGACAGGTTCCAGCGAACAGCCACCCAGAACCGGTGCCATGACAGCACCAAGGATCAGGGCAGGCAGCAGGGCGGATTTGCGCATCAGATAACCAGATTAACAAGGCGATCGGGCACCACGATCACCTTGCGGATCTCTGCCCCTTCAAGGTTACGCTGAACCTTCTCGCTGGCAAGCGCAAGCGCCTCCAGCTCTTCCCTGGGCAGGCCCTTGGGCACGGTCAGCGTGTCGCGCAGCTTGCCCTTGACCTGTATGGCGACGGTCACCTCGTCATCCACCAGCAAGGCGGGATCGACGTCGGGCCATGCAGCCTGCGCGACCAGTCCGGCCTGTCCGGCATTCGCCCATGCTTCTTCGGCCAGATGCGGCATCATGGGCGAGACAAGCTTCATGGTCGCAAGGATCGCCTCGCTGCGGCTGGCTGAAGGAGCGGCCTTTTCGACCACGCCCGTCAGCTCGTAAATACGCGCGACGGCCTTGTTGAAGGACAGCGCCTCGATATCCTCGGCCACGGCGGCGACGGTCTGGTGCTGCTTGCGGGCGACGGTCTTGTCGCCGCCGATTGCAGCGGCATCGTACTGGCCGAACAGGCGCCACAGGCGCTGAACGAAACGGCCGCATCCTTCGATGCCTGCTTCGCTCCACGGCAGATCGCGTTCGGGCGGGCTGTCGGACAGCATGAACCAGCGCACTGCATCGGCGCCGTATTGGGCAATGATCTCGTCCGGGTCGACGACGTTCTTCTTCGACTTGGACATCTTGATCACGCGGCCCACGTCGACCGCGTCGCCGCCATCGACCAGTACCGCCCCGTCGCTGCTGCGGTTCACTTCCGCGGGCGAGTAATAAACGGTGCGGCCATCGACCTCGCGGCTATAGGTTTCATGCGTGACCATGCCTTGCGTGAACAATTGCGCGAAGGGTTCGGTCACGTCGATCAGCCCGCAATGGGCCAGGGCGCGCGTCCAGAAACGGGCATAGAGCAGATGCAGGATCGCATGCTCGATCCCGCCGATATACTGACCGACGGGCAGCCACTGGGCGATTTCGTCCGCGTCGAACGGCTTGTCGCCGGGCTGGCTGGCAAAGCGCAGGAAATACCACGAGCTATCGACGAACGTGTCGAGCGTATCGGTCTCCCGCCGTGCATCGCCGCCGCATGTGGGGCATTTGGTGTGCTTCCACGTCGCGTGGCGTTCCAGCGGGTTGCCCGGCGTCTTGAAATCGACATCCTCGGGCAGTTTTACCGGCAGCTGGTCTTGCGGGACCGGCACCACGCCGCACTTGTCACAATGGATGAACGGAATCGGCGTGCCCCAGTAGCGCTGGCGCGAAACGCCCCAGTCGCGCAGGCGGTATTGCGTTTTGGCGACGCCCCAGCCGTCCTCGCCCGCGCGGGTGATGATGGCGGTCTTGGCGGTATCGACCGGCAGGCCCGTCAGGAAATCGGAATTGACGATTACGCCTTCGCCCGATTCCGCTTCTCCATCGAAAGGCTTGTCGGCATCCGACAGCGTGGGTGCGACGACGCGAGGAATCGGCAGGCCGTATTTGGTTGCGAATTCAAAGTCACGCTGGTCGTGGCCGGGGACCGCCATGATTGCGCCGGTGCCGTAATCCATCAACACGAAATTGGCGATCCAGACCGGCAGGTCCTCGCCCGTGAACGGATGCGCGACTTTCAGGCCGGTGTCGAAGCCCAGCTTCTCCGCCGTTTCCAGTTCCGCAGCCGTAGTACCGCCCGCGCGGCATTTCTCGATGAATTCCTGCGCCAGATGATCGGTGGCCGCCACTGCATGGGCGATCGGATGCTCTGCCGCGATGGCGACAAAGCTGGCGCCGAAAATCGTGTCGGGACGGGTGGTATAGACCTCGATCGTCTCATCGAAATTGCTGCCCTTGAAATGGGCTTGCAGGCCGGTCGACTTGCCGATCCAGTTTTCCTGCATCAGCCGGACCTTCTCGGGCCATTTGTCGAGGTTCGACAGACCCTCCAGCAGCTCGTCCGCGAATTGGGTGATCTTCAGGAACCATTGCGAAAGCTTGCGCTTTTCCACCAGCGCGCCCGAACGCCAGCCGCGTCCGTCGATCACCTGCTCGTTCGCCAGCACGGTCATGTCGACCGGATCCCAGTTCACCGCCGATTCCTTGCGGTAAACCAGCCCCGCTTCATACAGCTTCAGGAACAGCGCCTGTTCCTGCCCGTAATATTCCGCATCGCAGGTGGCGAATTCGCGGCTCCAGTCCAGCGCAAAGCCCAGACGCTGCAATTGCGCCTTCATGTTGGCGATATTGTCGCGCGTCCAGCCGCCGGGGTGCACGCCCTTTTCCATGGCGGCATTTTCGGCGGGCATGCCGAATGCGTCCCAGCCCATCGGGTGGAGCACTTCGTGCCCTGTCATCGCCTTGAAGCGCGCAAGCACGTCGCCCATCGTGTAATTGCGCACGTGCCCGATATGGATGCGCCCCGAGGGGTAGGGAAACATCTCAAGCACATAGGTTTTGGGCTTGGTGCTGGCGCTGTCGGCGCGGAAAATCCCCGCCTCGTCCCAGGCGCGCTGCCAGCGTCCGTCGGCGCTGGACGGATCAAAACGCTCTTCACTCATCAGTTGCAAATACCTGCTTGGATCAGCCCATCAACGCATCGCGGCGCATTTCACGCGCGCGGGTGAGGATAATGTCTTCAAGCTTTTGCACCGTCGCGGCCTGAACCGGCGCGCCCACCCACTGGCCGCCGCTCATCACCTCGCGGCTGGCGTTCACGCGCAGCGCATCGGCGCGCAGATCCTGATCGAGGATCGAGACGGTCACCTTCATGCGTTCGGCCGGATTTTGCGGGTTGGTGTACCAGTCGGTCACGATGACGCCACCATTGCTGTCGGTTTGCAGCATGGGCATGAACGACAGCGTGTCCAGGCTGGCGCGCCACAGATAGGCGTTGATGCCGATGGTGGTGACATTCGCCGCCGCCAGATCGGTTTCCACCCGCTTGCTGTTCCCGCCGCAAGCCGCCAGTGCGGCGATCATCCCCGCCGCCAGAACGGCACGGGCGGAAAGGCGGCGCAGATTGGCGGCGTCTGCGAGTTGCACGGGGGTCGCGGTCATGATGCGAAATTCTTCCTGTTCTGCTTGCTCTGGCCCGAATGCGCATGATGCCTGTCGGTTACGCGCATCGGGCAACGCGCGGCTGCTCTATCACCGCGATTGCACGGCGGGCAAGCTTTCAGCACCACCCTTTGTGACACTGGGCTGAACGGGCGATTGAAAGAGGGTCTGGTTGGCGGGTTTGGGTGGCGCCGTCACGACGTACGCAGCGGGCTGCGGCGAAAGATTCTGCGCCGACGCATAAAAATGGCTGTCGATTTCATGCAACAGCAACAATCAAGAGTCATGCGGGCGCCGGTAAATCGCTTTGCAGCCATTGCTTTTTCGATTTATACACAGCTTCGCATTTCGCATCTTGCGTTCG
Coding sequences:
- a CDS encoding DUF3576 domain-containing protein; protein product: MIAALAACGGNSKRVETDLAAANVTTIGINAYLWRASLDTLSFMPMLQTDSNGGVIVTDWYTNPQNPAERMKVTVSILDQDLRADALRVNASREVMSGGQWVGAPVQAATVQKLEDIILTRAREMRRDALMG
- the lptE gene encoding LPS assembly lipoprotein LptE; amino-acid sequence: MRKSALLPALILGAVMAPVLGGCSLEPVYAGGGSGAVAQGLSAIEVAPIPGRSGWLMRDALNQRMGNGGGSARYRLDVVLDDQLTGLGLLGDDTIGRERRTLRARYRLVDLASGETLLDATDGADAGIDVVSSEYATIAAEQTALENLTDDVADSIVTRVSTTLRQQMQPQVEDQ
- the leuS gene encoding leucine--tRNA ligase, coding for MSEERFDPSSADGRWQRAWDEAGIFRADSASTKPKTYVLEMFPYPSGRIHIGHVRNYTMGDVLARFKAMTGHEVLHPMGWDAFGMPAENAAMEKGVHPGGWTRDNIANMKAQLQRLGFALDWSREFATCDAEYYGQEQALFLKLYEAGLVYRKESAVNWDPVDMTVLANEQVIDGRGWRSGALVEKRKLSQWFLKITQFADELLEGLSNLDKWPEKVRLMQENWIGKSTGLQAHFKGSNFDETIEVYTTRPDTIFGASFVAIAAEHPIAHAVAATDHLAQEFIEKCRAGGTTAAELETAEKLGFDTGLKVAHPFTGEDLPVWIANFVLMDYGTGAIMAVPGHDQRDFEFATKYGLPIPRVVAPTLSDADKPFDGEAESGEGVIVNSDFLTGLPVDTAKTAIITRAGEDGWGVAKTQYRLRDWGVSRQRYWGTPIPFIHCDKCGVVPVPQDQLPVKLPEDVDFKTPGNPLERHATWKHTKCPTCGGDARRETDTLDTFVDSSWYFLRFASQPGDKPFDADEIAQWLPVGQYIGGIEHAILHLLYARFWTRALAHCGLIDVTEPFAQLFTQGMVTHETYSREVDGRTVYYSPAEVNRSSDGAVLVDGGDAVDVGRVIKMSKSKKNVVDPDEIIAQYGADAVRWFMLSDSPPERDLPWSEAGIEGCGRFVQRLWRLFGQYDAAAIGGDKTVARKQHQTVAAVAEDIEALSFNKAVARIYELTGVVEKAAPSASRSEAILATMKLVSPMMPHLAEEAWANAGQAGLVAQAAWPDVDPALLVDDEVTVAIQVKGKLRDTLTVPKGLPREELEALALASEKVQRNLEGAEIRKVIVVPDRLVNLVI